In Paenibacillus sp. FSL M7-0420, a single genomic region encodes these proteins:
- a CDS encoding ABC transporter permease, whose amino-acid sequence MQKEPVIIDEEAARRQMRRIIGIGRLSVALLIVLCWELFTRIGWMDSYYWSSPLRIISTTWTQMTEGTLLEDIAYTSSSTILGFIGGTLIGSLLGLSFWWSRKFAGISEPFLILLNAMPKLALAPVLVILLGIGFFSKVALAFAMTVVVAALSAHSGVQSVDKDMEKLMYSLGAKRHQVFTKVVIPWAMPWMISSLRINIALSLAGAIVGEFIASSHGIGRMVIYAGTILDINLVWVGVVVLSALSMVMYAGVVLLEKWLSKGYGMKKA is encoded by the coding sequence ATGCAGAAAGAGCCCGTCATCATTGATGAAGAAGCCGCCAGACGCCAGATGCGGCGGATCATCGGAATCGGGCGGCTGTCTGTGGCGCTGCTGATCGTGCTCTGCTGGGAGCTGTTTACGCGGATTGGCTGGATGGACTCGTATTATTGGAGCAGCCCCCTGCGGATTATTAGCACAACCTGGACTCAGATGACAGAGGGGACGCTGCTGGAAGATATCGCTTATACCTCAAGCTCGACGATTCTCGGCTTCATCGGCGGAACGCTGATTGGCTCGTTGCTCGGCCTGTCCTTCTGGTGGTCCCGCAAATTTGCGGGCATCAGTGAACCGTTCCTGATCCTGCTCAACGCCATGCCGAAGCTGGCGCTTGCCCCGGTGCTGGTCATTCTGCTGGGCATCGGGTTCTTCTCGAAGGTGGCGTTAGCTTTTGCCATGACAGTGGTTGTGGCGGCCTTGTCGGCGCATAGCGGTGTGCAGAGTGTGGACAAGGATATGGAAAAGCTGATGTATTCGCTCGGGGCGAAGCGGCATCAGGTATTCACCAAGGTGGTCATTCCCTGGGCGATGCCCTGGATGATCAGCAGCCTGCGGATTAATATTGCCCTCTCGCTGGCCGGAGCCATTGTTGGTGAATTCATTGCTTCGAGCCATGGCATTGGCCGTATGGTCATCTACGCCGGTACCATTCTCGATATTAATCTGGTCTGGGTAGGCGTTGTAGTTCTGTCTGCACTGTCGATGGTCATGTATGCGGGAGTGGTGCTGCTGGAGAAGTGGTTGTCTAAGGGATATGGGATGAAGAAGGCTTAA
- a CDS encoding ABC transporter substrate-binding protein, which produces MMNVTKMKLSAVLLVSVILLSGCGGKGNAEVEAAAAGNVTEKLKKLVIAEPLHYTGYLPLYVAQREGYFAEEGLEVEMLQAAGGTHVTSVVSGDAWAVIGGPESNALANIGNSDPIVSVSNVVNRANVYLMAKKGTAPAGSSAEELAAFLKGKKLNAGRHGGTPNLLTQYLLLELGLDPQKDVRLLEPADGSTVVAMVQQGAADIANGAEPQISDGMSKGVWDEPFYKFHDLGDYAYSVLSVKKSTLEKDPETVQKAVNAVVKALKVIQEDKELAMRVLKAEFPTLSDAAAQAALDRAYEDRLWSPDGVISQEALDKDMDVMIKTGIYKGEYTYDDLVDMQFVNQTTAK; this is translated from the coding sequence ATGATGAATGTAACGAAAATGAAGCTGTCGGCCGTCCTGCTGGTCTCTGTAATTCTGCTGTCCGGCTGCGGCGGCAAAGGCAATGCTGAAGTGGAAGCAGCCGCTGCCGGAAACGTTACGGAGAAGCTGAAGAAGCTGGTTATCGCCGAGCCGCTGCACTATACGGGTTATTTGCCGCTGTACGTGGCGCAGCGTGAGGGGTATTTTGCCGAGGAGGGCCTGGAGGTGGAGATGCTTCAGGCTGCAGGCGGCACCCATGTCACCTCGGTAGTCAGCGGGGATGCCTGGGCGGTCATCGGCGGGCCGGAGTCCAACGCACTAGCGAATATTGGCAACTCGGACCCGATCGTCTCGGTCAGCAATGTGGTTAACCGGGCTAATGTCTATCTGATGGCCAAAAAAGGGACAGCCCCGGCAGGCAGCTCAGCTGAAGAATTGGCAGCCTTCCTGAAGGGCAAGAAACTGAATGCCGGACGGCATGGCGGTACGCCGAACCTGCTGACCCAGTATTTGCTGTTGGAGCTTGGACTTGATCCGCAGAAGGATGTGCGGCTGCTGGAGCCGGCGGACGGCTCCACGGTGGTAGCGATGGTTCAGCAGGGGGCAGCGGATATTGCGAACGGCGCAGAGCCGCAGATCAGTGACGGGATGAGCAAGGGAGTGTGGGATGAGCCTTTTTACAAATTCCATGATCTGGGTGATTATGCTTACTCGGTGCTGAGCGTGAAGAAGTCCACCCTGGAGAAGGACCCGGAAACGGTACAGAAGGCGGTGAATGCTGTCGTCAAGGCGCTGAAGGTGATCCAGGAGGATAAAGAGCTGGCGATGCGTGTCCTGAAGGCTGAATTTCCTACACTCTCCGATGCTGCTGCCCAGGCTGCGCTTGACCGGGCGTATGAGGACCGGCTCTGGAGCCCGGATGGTGTGATCTCGCAGGAGGCGCTGGATAAGGACATGGATGTGATGATCAAGACCGGTATCTACAAAGGCGAGTATACCTATGATGACCTGGTCGATATGCAATTTGTGAATCAAACAACAGCGAAATAA
- a CDS encoding cysteine hydrolase family protein, which yields MELTADLIMPDKTALIIVDVQNDYCHEEGALAAGGNDVSAVSEMMPQLHGLIAAARTQGVPVIYIQTFHEKATDSLVWTSRSGRGSLGVCRRGSWGAEFYEVSPLPEEIIVNKHRYSAFINTRLDSVLRAQRIETLIMTGVSTNVCVESTARDGFMLDYQIVMVQDACASYSRAAHDMTLENMKGYFGVVASAAEIEAGWKIWNQPVLQQLS from the coding sequence ATGGAGTTAACTGCCGATCTGATTATGCCTGATAAAACAGCACTTATTATAGTAGATGTGCAGAATGATTACTGCCATGAGGAAGGCGCGCTGGCCGCAGGCGGGAACGATGTGTCAGCCGTCAGTGAGATGATGCCGCAGCTCCACGGGTTGATTGCCGCAGCGAGAACGCAGGGAGTACCGGTCATTTACATCCAGACCTTTCATGAAAAAGCGACGGATTCGCTGGTCTGGACGTCCCGCTCCGGGCGGGGCTCGCTCGGTGTCTGCCGCCGGGGAAGCTGGGGCGCTGAATTCTATGAGGTGTCCCCGCTTCCGGAGGAGATTATCGTGAATAAGCACCGGTACAGCGCTTTTATTAACACCCGGCTTGATTCTGTGCTGCGCGCACAGCGGATCGAAACCCTGATCATGACTGGCGTAAGCACCAATGTGTGCGTAGAGTCAACCGCAAGGGACGGCTTCATGCTGGATTATCAGATTGTGATGGTTCAGGACGCCTGTGCTTCGTATTCCCGGGCGGCGCATGACATGACGCTGGAAAATATGAAGGGATACTTCGGCGTGGTTGCTTCAGCCGCAGAGATTGAAGCGGGCTGGAAGATCTGGAACCAGCCTGTGCTGCAGCAGCTGTCATGA
- a CDS encoding MFS transporter, with protein sequence MSLTVPSPERAVNLTAVKVVICLGAFLSNLSAGMFNISLVDISADLQIPVASAQWVVSIYLLVISVLLPVMGRLGDRFGRRKVHNLGLFAFAAGALGCALAQNEAMLLGFRVLQGGGASMYQATNMALIVSLFPAEQRGRALGLMSTFVAAGSMAGPALGGFLIQWFAWESSFWLLAVVAGAVGVLAHRLIPRDTETAGVQLNLAGAAWMAACLTSLMIAVDLGSRSSFLSVSVLLLLAVSVGLAAGYTGYARFAQRISPPAENGFSLFTDRSFAAGIVITVITYMAAFAAQLALPSLLRLSGAEPAWVGLIMIGYPLALVVTAPVSGSIADRKGPLGILTAGLLLMSVTLLALGLGSPALRTGAMVLPVVLLGCAMGMVTSPNTSIVMGLAAKSQLGRVSSILALSRNIGMMFGTAAGGLMISGGNRPNGSYVAVFVACAAAVGLSAVWPLYSFRHSSKRKGAEHLHIP encoded by the coding sequence ATGAGCCTCACGGTGCCGTCACCGGAACGGGCCGTGAACCTCACGGCAGTCAAGGTAGTGATCTGTCTCGGGGCGTTCCTGTCCAATCTGTCTGCCGGGATGTTCAATATATCGCTGGTTGATATTTCAGCCGATCTGCAGATTCCCGTAGCCTCTGCGCAGTGGGTGGTTAGTATCTATCTGCTGGTCATTTCAGTGCTGCTGCCTGTAATGGGACGGCTGGGAGACAGGTTCGGCCGCCGCAAGGTGCATAATCTGGGTCTGTTCGCATTCGCAGCAGGAGCGCTGGGCTGCGCACTCGCTCAGAATGAAGCGATGCTGCTGGGCTTCAGAGTCTTGCAGGGGGGCGGGGCTTCCATGTATCAGGCGACTAACATGGCTCTGATCGTCTCGCTCTTTCCGGCGGAGCAGCGGGGCCGGGCGCTGGGGCTGATGAGCACCTTCGTGGCTGCGGGCTCGATGGCAGGGCCGGCCTTAGGCGGTTTCCTGATCCAGTGGTTTGCCTGGGAGAGCAGCTTCTGGCTGCTGGCCGTTGTTGCGGGGGCCGTGGGTGTGCTCGCACACCGGCTGATTCCCCGGGATACGGAGACCGCCGGAGTCCAGTTGAATCTGGCCGGCGCAGCCTGGATGGCGGCCTGCCTTACTTCGCTGATGATTGCCGTCGATCTCGGCAGCCGCTCCTCGTTCCTGTCTGTATCCGTACTGCTGCTGCTCGCGGTCTCGGTAGGACTGGCAGCGGGTTATACGGGATACGCCCGTTTCGCTCAGCGCATCTCTCCGCCTGCGGAGAACGGCTTCAGCCTGTTCACGGACCGGAGCTTTGCCGCCGGGATTGTGATTACGGTTATCACGTATATGGCTGCTTTTGCCGCACAATTGGCGTTGCCTTCGCTGCTGCGTCTATCGGGAGCTGAGCCTGCGTGGGTGGGGCTGATCATGATCGGCTATCCGCTGGCGCTGGTGGTAACTGCCCCTGTCAGCGGGAGCATCGCGGACCGTAAAGGGCCGCTCGGCATTCTAACCGCAGGCCTGCTGCTGATGAGTGTCACGCTGCTGGCGCTGGGCCTTGGCTCCCCTGCTCTGCGAACAGGTGCGATGGTGCTGCCGGTCGTGCTGCTAGGCTGTGCTATGGGGATGGTTACTTCTCCTAACACAAGCATCGTTATGGGTTTGGCGGCAAAATCGCAGCTTGGCCGGGTCAGCAGTATACTGGCGTTATCCCGCAACATCGGCATGATGTTCGGAACGGCGGCCGGCGGTCTGATGATCAGTGGGGGGAACAGGCCGAACGGAAGCTATGTGGCGGTGTTCGTAGCCTGTGCAGCGGCAGTCGGTCTGTCTGCCGTCTGGCCGCTGTACTCCTTCCGCCACAGCAGCAAGCGCAAAGGCGCGGAGCATCTGCACATACCGTAA